From the genome of Perca fluviatilis chromosome 1, GENO_Pfluv_1.0, whole genome shotgun sequence, one region includes:
- the LOC120558930 gene encoding myelin-oligodendrocyte glycoprotein-like: MKTLTSLLDVMMKILLTTFLLFPETILGEYGVVCPTLVEAVEGDAVTLGGSLSPPLNLTPYTLDLKRLDLHDDLVHVYRHGQDHFPPQSPHYRGRTTLIHEDLIGGTVTLHISSVNLSDSGPYEVYVPDLKARCEFYLTVDGENRKTARAVILPSLLLLGTLLVLVLMRGKIKSCIERLRGRKEQEPENSLNLNLEATEDLERSVGNVV; the protein is encoded by the exons ATGAAGACGTTGACTTCTCTCCTGGACGTGATGATGAagatacttttaacaacttttctcCTGTTTCCTGAAACTATCCTGG GAGAGTATGGTGTGGTGTGTCCGACTCTGGTCGAGGCAGTAGAAGGTGATGCTGTTACTCTGGGGGGTTCTCTGAGTCCTCCGCTCAACTTGACTCCTTACACGTTGGATCTGAAGAGACTTGACCTCCATGACGATCTGGTCCACGTCTACCGACATGGACAGGACCATTTCCCTCCACAGAGTCCTCACTACAGAGGCAGAACAACTCTGATCCATGAAGACCTGATCGGAGGAACCGTGACGCTGCACATCTCCTCAGTAAATCTGTCTGACTCTGGACCGTATGAAGTCTACGTCCCAGACCTGAAAGCCCGCTGTGAATTTTACCTCACTGTTG ATGGTGAGAACAGGAAGACTGCCCGTGCTGTTatccttccctctcttctcctcctcggGACtctcctggttctggttctgatgAGAGGAAAGATCA agAGTTGCATCGAGAGGCtcagaggaaggaaggagcaaGAACCAGAGAACtccctgaacctgaacctggaAGCAACCGAAGACCTGGAGAGATCTGTAGGAAATGTCGTCTGA